The Gossypium hirsutum isolate 1008001.06 chromosome A13, Gossypium_hirsutum_v2.1, whole genome shotgun sequence nucleotide sequence AGCTCTCCAAAGCATGTAGGCATGCATGCATAATTTCTCGTGCATGTTGTTCTATATTACTTCATTCCTATTATGCAACTAGAAAGAACACATGGAATATTGTTAAGTGCCCTACCTACTGTTACCAAATTTAATGGTGTCTTTCTCAAAAAGTTCATAATAACGTTGAGGTTCAACTGGATTGTCCTGCAAATGCAAAAGGAAATTTAGATGAAATTATAGGAATCCAATCAAGTTTCTACGCAATTAATAAAGGTTTCGAGATGAATTGCTCACATtaatgaaagttttattagtgCTTCCAAGGTCCATTATATAAGGCCTACGAGGCAAAGGCAAAATAGATTAAGACGAGAATTCATCATGATTATTCATAGCTAACACAAGTAAAATTTCAAATCGGTCTAGCCATACCTTACTTGCTTGGTTAATGTACCATCAGGTTGCTCTTTTTCTACTTGCCTGATAAAGAAGAAACATTTCATTAAATGATTTTCAAAAGAAATGCTGAGAAAATAACCGCTAAGTATAAATATACCGGAATTGAATGACAGCATGTTGCTTGCTGCAGGATGGATGGTCTGTCGGTACATCTGCCACTCGCCTTTCCCTCCCGAAAAGGTAACAGCTCTGGCGATGTATATAAAGGGGTTCTGCAAACAAGATGAATTAGAAAACAAACCAAGAACCATGGGGACAAGTTCCTTGCTTTCTAAAACGGTCATTAACTTCTTACCAATATAATGAAAACAACAAGTTCTAATCCTCAGGTTCCAATGCAATAGTTAAGTATAAATCACAGATCACTTAACATTTAGAAGTTTTACTATTCTAGGGACATGTAATCAAGAATggacaaaatttaaaaccaaaaggTCCAACTCTCAAGTACACCTCACCTCCATTGTATAGATGGAGTTAAACAAACAAATTATACTCATATTAGGTTTGGATCATGCTATATAGCTCTGAAGATTAGTAGACAAGAATATTTGTCAAAGGTAAAGGCATGAAAAACATTAAGTgcgattaaaaaaaaaagggaaactgTAGAATCATAGGAAGAGAATACAAGAAATTGGAAGGAAGCTATCTTGGACTAACCATTTAGTACTTCGCCAGCTTTGAAAACATAGAGTCGCCATCTTATATCGGGTTTTCGAGCATCAGGGGGTTCATTGAACAGCAGAGTCACACCTCTAACTCTGTTGGTTTCTGCTGCAAGCTTTCCAGATAACTCAAATGTAGGTTTTTGCTGCTAGTTACACAGACAATAACGAAAAATTAAACACCacacataaaatttatcaaactaGTTAAGAAATGCATGGTGCAGCCATGCAGTATAAATACAATAGAACCACAGGGTAATTTTCCATAAATATCTTCAGAGTACCAAGAACAATTTGtcacaaaattataaaacatgattaaaaaaaaaaaaaagaggaacaGGTAGCAGACAAGCTATTTGTTACTTTTTGTTTTGCTTCCAAGGCTTCCTCAGCTGCCTTCATCTTAGCAACAGAATCATCTTCATCATCCCTGCTTAAGAAGACAGAGAACCTATTGTTAAACAATTTAGAACTTGAAAGAAAAGAACCATGTTACTCGGACTTAGGTATGAGTGTTAGGTGTCAGTATAAAGACATGTCAGATATGGGTATGAAGGCATGTCTGAGATgagtatgttcaattttttttccaagttttCCCACATCCATGGGTTCCGGCCACTGGTACTTAAATCATAAAGAGTCGGAATAAAAAGCATAACCATAATAATAAAGTACGAACCTAAAAGAGCAAGTACATTCAACAACATATTTTTCTTGAAATCCCATAGAAGCAAGATAGCAAATCATGTGGCAACTCTTATCATATAAAAAATAGAGGAACTAATAGATATAAAACTATAAAGACAGCTAAGGGCAAAAGTGGACATTAGaaccaaaaacaacaaaataaaggCACTAATATAATAACTTAAACTTTTAGGTTCGATGTTTCtttgacatcaacaaaattaataacacaaaTTCTATATGTTAAGAAACATCCTGGCTGAAGGTTAAATGAAGAGGCTTAAACTTAAGAAGCAGCTTACCTATGTTCGGCACCTCTTGAATTATTTACCTGAAACGAAAagctttttttcaataaatcatgTACACATCAACTCAAGAGGAAGAAAAACAGAAAATATTAGTCCATCAATGTTATAACTGAAAACTGCATATCCTTGTAAAGCTTAATGTGCTTGTTACCATGAGAATGTGAAAAAAAAAGCTCTTTATACTTGAAGGGACAATGGAAATTAGAACAGAATAAAACTAAACAGGCAAGAAATAAAACGGATATCAATGGACACCTCATCCCGAGATCTTGAATTTGAAGCAGGTGAGCGAGATCTATGCCTGCTCCTGTGGTGGCGATCCGATGGAGAAACAGACCGCTCCTGTCTTCCTCTACTAGACTTGCTATCAATATCATCTCGTCCCGACCGTCTATCCTTTCTGTCACCCCCCATCTCCCTCTCTGAAATCCTTTCCTTCCCTGAAGCTCTATCCTTATGTGTACTCTTCTCACTACCCCTGCTATGATTTCTCTCATACTCCCTCTCCACTTTCTCAACTTCCTTTTCAGCCTCTGGTCTCCTCAACCTCTTTGTCCTGGGAGAAGGAGAACGTGAACTAGCATGTTTTGGAGACTTCGTATGGCTAGAACGTTTCTCTCTTTCCAAAGAATGGTCCCTGTGAGACCTCCTGTGCCGAGAAGGAGACTTTTCTCTTACAGGGGAGCTTCCTCTATGTGAACTCTTATGCCTTCCAGGTGATCTTTCTCTATTAGACGGACTCCTCCTTAGAGGAGACCCTCGCCTCCTAACTGGAGACTCAGAATGGTTGGACGAATTGCGTCCCATTCTGTTTTTGGTGAGAGTCCGTCAACACGTTTAGGCTGCAATAAGTAACATAGATTCAGCAACTGAGAAATTATAACCATTTTTCCTGATAAGATtcaggaaaaaaatatttatacggCTTCTAATTTCCTTTTCCTTAACTAAGTCAACAGTTTTAAAAACTTGGATCATTTTCATTGGGGCACCTAAGGAAAAAGAACATGAGAAACCATAGCTTAGTTTTGAGTTAAGATTAAAGAATAGCATTACCTAAGAAGTGTTGCACAATTTGATCACAATTTCGAACCATTGCATACAACATAACATACTAAAAGAACTTCAACAACATTACAACATAAGCCTAAGACAAATTATAATTTAAGTGTCAGCTAACCTTGAGGTAGGCACAAATATGGTACTAAAGacaaaaataacaacataaatataTCAGAAAAAGGCATAGAACATAAATAAAAGTTCAAACAAACAAAGCAAGAAACAGAACTGTCTAAGTTAGAACTCAGAAGGACCAATCGGAATAAATGAAACGACTAAAATAGGCAAAATAAAGAATACACAGAAagggaaatatataaaaatgtttagagaaaaataatttattcgaaAATAATAGCAATGAGAACTGATTCTAGACcccccaaacaaaaaaaaaaaaaacttctaccCTTAGCTTCGACAAAGGTAAAAGGAAAACGGacaaagatttaatttttaaagaagaagaaagaaccgaCTTACCGGAAAAAAATGTTCGAAACTAAATCGTAGTAAGTTtcagaaagaaagaaggaagaacAAAGGGAAGAAAACTGCAGATTCTGATTTGATAAGGGTTTAGGAGCGATAAAAGAGAGATACAGAAAGAAAGAGAGGGAAAGCCCATTAAGAAGTGAAAGACCCAAAAAGTACTCATCAATTTTGAAGAAGAAGCCCAATATTTGGCTTCTAACTGCCGAATGCTAAGCTGAAATTTAACCCACCAACCAAATCTATACTCTCTACATAACACCCGTCCAAATACACAAACAAACCCtcttacttttcttttctttttttaattatatatgaattttggtcTCTATCCTTAAATTTTGAGgttctaaattatataataaaatgttccaattttagttttagtttctatattatgcttaaaattaaagtttaatatcTATATTagtttttgacataatttagtaccttaatttttataatgtcatagttagtctaaatattttattttgattaaaatgttgGTGTGCATGTGCCTAAATACACAACTTTTTACTGtttgacataataataaatttagcccttcaTATTTATATCTTCTGTCAATTTGaatcttattttttttagttaaatttggccATTAACTTTTCAAAGAGAGTCAAAATCACTTTTCTTTTATGGAAACGTCagataaaacattaaatttttaacgaTATTGGTGTGACAACCTGCATGATATAGACTTTATACTGACACGATATTATTTGTCTTAtgtcatattaataaataatttaaaatttataaaatattcaaatttataaaacttcaaaaaaataacATGAAGTATATAGGAGGATTGCCAAGCAAGCtagaatgtttaaaaaaaaattaacattttaatcagTATTTCagttaaaaaatataacaattttacTCTATGTGAAAGGATGATggccaaatttaattttttttaaaaggttaagggccgaatttagtaaaaataatagttaaattaacaaaaaaaatataaacattaagagctaaatttattatgtcttacttttttttgaaattatatgaCAATGGTCAAATTCAATTTTGGTCCCTACACTttgctcaattttgaaatttaatatctataattatttacaTAATTTGGCACCTCgactttttttaatgttattagctAGTATAAATACTTTATTCCGATTAAAATGTTGACATGAATTCTTAGGAATTGCTAACACTATTGAATTTCTTTGTTAAATTCAAAtcattacaacattattttttattatatggctaccaagtaaatattttttatgttacaaTAAACGTTGATAATGACAATATAGAACGACCGTAAAATAACAAGGAAGAAAAGTAAAACacagattttatgtggaaaccctttcggagAAACAAACCATAAGCAAAGGAAGAGAAAGTCACTAATGTTGAAAGACGAaggatacaagaggagtttcgactacatctatttaaaggttgaaaaattttattttaatcaatgtcaaatagaaaaAGTGTAGTTCTATACGGATTCTACTTGTGCGGCATGGTCCGTTAATTGGagttttaagttttaagtttagggactaaattgataaaataatgaattataaaGTTTATTGTTTAAATCGGCCCTCGGCCTTAAGCCCTACACAAACCCCCTTGTTTtgtcattgtattttattttttttaacaaggattcgggtcacacaactttaacattttaattttactatgtCACACtagtgaatttaataaaaaaaattaacaatattaacaactAGACCtacctttcaaaaaaaaactagttcaaaatttttaaatctgaaaaataaaagaactaaattgctgAAGATAAATATATTAAGATTGATTTTCAAATATGCAAAGAGTATAGAGACTCAAAGCATATTTTGATATTCAAATATGTACTATACAGTTTGATAGGAATGTTACTACTCaaatatagaaataataataataataaaaagcatCTTAATCATTTTAGTTGTATCAATGAAGAGATTTCCAAGTTTGAGTTTGATGATTTGTTTTGAAAGAGGAGGAATAGATTATAGATGGAATCATGGGTTCATAACATGAAGAAAAGAAGATAATAGTGGTTGAACAAAAGACCTTTTATAAAGAAATACATGTTAGAACCTAGTAAAAAGAGATGTTTGTGTTTCAAGCATTTTGAATTTCTGACTTCTTAAACTTCAAAAATATGTCTTCTCCTTGTAGAATAAAATATTTCGCATCACCGATGAGTTCTTCGAGTTCTTCCGTGGGTGGAGGTTGATGAAGATGAATTTTTTACTTTAAGAAAATATGCAAAATGAACCCTTGAGATTTGTTTTGGTCAAgtgtattgttttttttttctttagttaaaagcaaattaaattgtctttaattttaaaattgaataaagaataaaacaaaaatgtataatttctCGTAAAGACAAATATAGGTGGTCAAACAGTTAACAAAAGGGTAAGTGGAGCTTTTTAATTGGGTGATGCACCATGTCATCAAAAACTTGACATATCTTTTTTCCAAATCATATATATAGTTGACAAGGAGAGATCATGGATGATGTGGAAAAAacaaattatgtgtttatttttaattggtaGTGATCATGGATGATGTGGTAAGGAGTGTTCATAAAATAACTTTTCCGCCGTTAGGGTTAGGTGCCAAAAGGTTGGACGGAACAAAAATATAGgtgctaaatcaaacaaattgaaAGTAAAGGTATCATATTGTCAAATCTGTTAAAATACAAATTGAAAGTAAAGGTATCATATTGTCAAATCTGTTAAAATACAAGGATAAATGTTGCCATTATCCCAAACAATTAAATccattgaaaattaatattttcaatgatttaatttttacacatatttgatatttcaaaataaaaacaatccgagatggaaaatatttttaattaattttattttattttatttattttagtattattatcctataaaaaattaacatttaaaatttgacTTTTGTTTAGAATAATATTAAATGTTTAAAGATTAAGAATAAATtgtagaatatatatattttataatttgaaatcaATATTTATCAAACAACCTGATTATATTTCGTAATTAATTTTGAGTAATAtatcaaacaaaatttttaacttgtTTATCATATTACACTTTACTTAGTATTGATTGAAAAATTCGGTTAAGAAAAAGGTTTTCAGTTACAACAaaagtttaatatttttgaaaatcaatcggtttgtgatatttattataataaactTCTTCCGAAAGTTACCTACACCTTGTGTGAGAtgaatttaaattgtttttggctttcaaccaaatgacctTTTTCACTATCCTCATACCCCAAATTGCaccaagtgtgggctcgaacaacaCAAACCAAACACAAAACAAGAAACAGCTTaattactttcagtaggaaaatAACGTCTCTCTTTATAAATTGAAAAGATTGTTATCCTAACAAAgagtgtaataccccgaaaatttctatagtaagatattatccttgatatagaaaaataaggaaataagtgataaaaagcgaagttttgagttatgacaacattgggaagtaaattatgatatcttgattcaggaaaggagtaaattgtaaaagtgtgaaaagtTTTGTTgtacaagagtaaatactcaaaacttgaggggttaaagtgtaaatatgaaaaagtttaaggaccaatagtgcaaatattttaagggtggaatgatctagaaactaaggaaaatggatgaattagaaccaaattgaataagtgaagaattatgagggactaaattataattttaccaaattaaatgatgactcaatgatggaattttaaaatatcatcaagggtaatatggtcaattagaaggagagagaaatctagagacaatgatgatgttggagatattttagataaattaaataaatattaatttattaatactttaaattaatttttaaatgatattttatttttttattattattttatttaatatatatatgtaaggaaaGAAAGAGGAGGATGGACATTTTTCCCATacactaacgtgagagaaagagagagaaaaaagttttgctttctttacaatttgggcATTCTatcaaaaattcaccatttttacccaaaaatcaaaagaatttcaatagctaccaagagagaaaaatgttaaggagactatgggaagttagaatatcaagttggattcaagaaatgcaAGCTGAagaagaatatcaagttggattcaaggaATGAAAgctgaagaagagagaaaattaagatgaagattgaaatcaatagaacaaggtaagaacatcatgatttcaatatatttttaagtttgatattattgaaaaagcatgggattaatgttaatgtagagtttccttacatattttcctatgttcttgatatgttagtgaagagaaaataagagaaagtgatgagaaatagtgtagaaaaagaaaataagggtgttataaatatggtaattaatatcttgcactaaaacagttttggacagcagcagtagtctaactttgaaaaatcaccaaaaattatagaaatcaaatttgaaaaatcaccaaaaattgtagaaatcgaattatagggtgaataaaatatgaaattaaatattattgagtctagtttcttatagaagaagttatgtaagcaatggaattttaaatcatgagatataataaattttgtgagacaaggtcagaatgattttgagttcccctattctgactttggaaaatcataaaaaagttGAGAAAAGTAAttaggggattaaatttatatttttataatatttaatgagtctattttcaagagaaataaatgggaacatcattcgaattctgtacaaggagataataaatttttagtgaagaagggtcagaactttCAGACAGCataataggggtaactttaaagaataaactgtacttattggctaaaccaaaaattctgaaaattttatggtaagaatatttatgagtctatttttatggaaaattagtggatcttaatttggagttctatatctccatatataaataatttagtgactatgacacagatggacagcttgaatattcataaaagtaaataataaaaattttagataatgttacttacaagtgtgttatatacattaagaatgtgaaatggagaggagggggaggaaaatatacatgaatattcagctagtatggttaatttgcatgttttaggctcaaggactaaattgaataaaagtaaaagtttagggggaaattttgtaaaaatgtcaaaatgaccaaattgaagggaatgaattgttttattatctaaattaataaattgaatgaaattattaatttaagatcgggtgaaaattgggaaaatgataaattaccaaaatgcccctaaatcttagtatttctgcaatttaggcttagtttggatgggcgattgggtgtggtacggtgcgtttagcttactttttgtctcacgttacagtattgctacagtatctaatctcaccgccaccgctatttttacactaaccgcagctaaacgcaccacccatccaaacttacccttagtcaggtaggttcgtatAACTTGAATGAGCATATAAATAtgtcaatttaaatattatattgtattttatatgatgtttgaattgaatatatgaaatgtatggatgttgaaatgaaagaaataatacatGTTCTGAAACTACTTGAAAGGGATAAAATCTATTTGAATATTGGGTTCCAGATGGATATAggtgatttcccaaatgaaaaagtttctgcatgtgttgcagaaatagATAGCTCGGATGGTTAATATGAAAAAAGCCTTCTCGAGAATATAAAGTGGATAGGATTTGTTCCGGATTCACTATAATACCTCAAAGTGGATAGGATTTGTTCCTGATTCACTATGGTAATTTAAAGTGAATGGGATTTATTCCTGATTCACTATGGTAACTTAAGGCAGATAAGATTTGACCTGAAAAGGTAATCCTGATTCGCTATAGTTACATGATATATGATTCATTATGGTAACCTAAGGTGGATAGGATTTGACCTGAAAAGGTAATCCTGATTCACTACAGTTACATGAGATGTGACTCGAGAGAGTGCTTGATGATTAAACGTCCGAAGGGTTatttctgaatatgaattgatggactATGGAAATGTATGCTTTGAGTGTACTGTTGAAAAATCCATCAGAACTCCAATGATTCAACAGATAGAATATTTGATATGATACGagaattataatataaaaaggaTGTTacttgaaacatgaaaatgaatgctaaacgatataaattaattgaaattattttaaaattttcgataatgcctcatatcctataCCGGTTTCGAGTACGAGTATGGAgggttacatttattagtatcagagccaggtttagtcggttctcggaccgaaCGTAGTATAtatgaagtctagaaatacatgtcattatataacttgtgatagtatgatatctctcgactctgatgagatttgttttacttataaAATGACATGTTTTTCAATCGagctaaaagtaaaaaaattgattatGATGAATCgaaattcataaaggtatgaataaatgttttataatacacGTTGATTATGAATATTATGCTATATGTACTACTAAAAGTAAATTATACGGCTACAAGAAATATTGTGCTGATgactaaatcacaaaaaatataaaagtaatatatgaagtacatgataaggattattagGGAATTATGAATAAATAgcgaattttgaaatatattatatatattaaagatgcAGAAGATAAAAATGTACAGATTATTGgtacaaagattaaattgtaaagcatgtaaaagcattattcaaaaaagtgtaaaagtgatatctgtgcatgaaataatttgcccaagtagacgagattagaactactaggatattaaTGGCGTGCTACTACAGGACCTTAGCATGTCAGtactctctgattattagcataTTCGTGCTCTCTATATGGCACTTTAGTGCTCTCTATTCAATAGTACATAATAATGCACCTTTGTATCAGTCCCGTATATCCTAAGTGTTCTATCTAGTCTACTGGGCCTCTGCTAAATAAAAAGTAAACAATTTTCGTTACAAGATAAAGGATTATCTCTAAGTAAAAATGTTGATTATGATGAAATAAAACTCATAAAGATACGATAAATGTTTATTAGTATTTGAGAATGAAAAATGCTATGTTATATGAGTAAAtacatgaaaaattaaattatgagacTTTACGATCTCTACCCCCTTACCAATACAGTTATATGCAATGAAATTCatgagatttatattgattaagtttaGAAGTGTGAAAGTAAAAAAAGTTCAATGATTGAGTAATTGATAATGCAGTCAGAACTAAGAATGAGTTAATAAGTAAAGATGGGTTCTGAATAGAGATAttagatttttctaaaaaaaactacTTGGGATATATAGTACCATTGCTAAAGAAAGAAGTTATTTATAGGAAAATTGATTTATTCAGATATAGTACTTACAGAATGGTTAACTGAAAATTTCTTCTGAATTAGTTTCTTGAATGAACTAAATGATATGAAAAATTATTGATGACTATACTAGTCAATGGATTagtgaataaattgcaaaaatattagAATATAGTTGTTATAATTGGGAtaaatttttgggattttatatGAGTGTCTTATATGTACTGATATTTTTAGAAGTATATGCAACTGTTCATGTTTGGATGCTATAATCATTATATGGAAAAGGTTAGATAAATATGCTAACAGACAGAAATTGTCGAAAGTCTGATTGATTCACAAATGGTATtactctatctttctttggttaTCCAAGTCAATATATGTGATAGAACACTTTATACTAAGATTCACATGATATTATCTTCTATTTCTGTTGGTGGAAACTCTGAATGGTGAATGTGCAATGTTATTCTTTTGGACTTTCTCTAAGATgttatcaatttttatattattcaatataGATTATCTTCTCAAAAATTTGGTATAGTTTCACAAATTGGATTTTGTTATCTcggttttcttttcattttatggTTTGACTGAAAAAGATATTCATTGATTAATGGTAATTATACTTACTACTGTTGTAAATCCTAACTTGAACATGGAAATTTGGTAATATGGATAAGAGATTATAGAAACTATATCACGACACTGGTTGTTGGGAATACTCTCAGTTTTTCCTTTCCTATTTGGGAAATATTATTGAAGTTGAGGTATTATTTCATCTATACTGTTGAAACGTTAGATTTATTATAGCACTATGGTTTTTAATTTATTGGATGATTATGGTTTTGGAATAGTTTAAAGCTTCGATATTAATTATTGAAATAGTTACATCAATGATACggttattatagaaaaatataagATTTGAATGGATTGATAATGATagcaaagttttgatcagtttaAAGTCTTGTTGACTGAAGCATCAATCATGATTCAGTTCGAATCGGGTAAGGAaattgtaatttacagtgatacATCATCGAATGGATTACACTGTATTTTGATGAAGAAAAGCAAACTAATAGCTTATACTTCCAGATAGATAAATCACAGGAAAAGAATTTCTCGATATATGATTTTGAATTGGCAATCATTGTAGTTGCATCAGAAATTTGGCAACATTATCTGTTTAGTGAAATATGCTATATAAGTACTGattacaaaagtttaaagtatctgatgttACAAAAAGATTTGAGTTTGAGACAGTGTGGATTGTGAGCTGCTAAAAGAATATGATGTGGTAATAGATCATTATTTGGGAAAAACAAATGTAATTGTTGATACTCTGAGTATAAGATTTATGTTTGTCTTATAAGCAAAGGATACCCGATTGCAATTGTCTGATAATAGTACAATCTTAGTAGAACTTAAAGCTAAACCAATGTTTATACAACAGATCTGTGAAACTCAGAGATGTAATAATGAGTTGCAAGTTAAATGAGTACAAAGTGGGTCAACTTCTAATTCAGGATTTCAGATTAGATCTGATGATTGTCTATTATTCTAAGACAAAACCTGTATACTGAAGAATAAAGGTagcttagtaaattttttttatactgaCATGATACAAAAGAAGCTACCtaagaataaaagaaaactaCGAGAAAGtaatatcttaatttttttactggtaagattttcgaggccgaaaattctttaagggggagagaaatatAATACCTCGAAAATTTCTATAGTAAGATATTATCATTGATATAGAAAAATAAGGAACTAAGTGATAAAAGGgaagttttgagttatgacaacattgggaagtaaattatgatatcttgattcaggaaaggactaaattgtaaaagtgtgaaaagtTTTGTTgtacaagagtaaatactcaaaacttgaggggttaaagtgtaaatatgaaaaagtttaaggaccaatagtgcaaatattttaagggtggaataatatagaaactaaggaaaatggataaattaggaccaaattaaataagtgaagaattatgagggactaaattgcaattttaccaaattaaatgatgactcaaggatggaattttaaaagatcatcaAGGGTAATATGGTCAATCAGAAgaagagagaaatctagagacaatggtgatgttggagatattttagataaattaaataaataataataaaataataaaatatcatttaaaaatcaatttaaagtattaataaactaatatttatttaatttatctaaaatatctccaacatcatcattgtctctagatttctctctccttCTAATTGACCATATTACCCTTGATGATCTTTTAAagttccatccttgagtcatcattta carries:
- the LOC107893531 gene encoding FHA domain-containing protein DDL isoform X6, which translates into the protein MGRNSSNHSESPVRRRGSPLRRSPSNRERSPGRHKSSHRGSSPVREKSPSRHRRSHRDHSLEREKRSSHTKSPKHASSRSPSPRTKRLRRPEAEKEVEKVEREYERNHSRGSEKSTHKDRASGKERISEREMGGDRKDRRSGRDDIDSKSSRGRQERSVSPSDRHHRSRHRSRSPASNSRSRDEVNNSRGAEHSRDDEDDSVAKMKAAEEALEAKQKQKPTFELSGKLAAETNRVRGVTLLFNEPPDARKPDIRWRLYVFKAGEVLNEPLYIHRQSCYLFGRERRVADVPTDHPSCSKQHAVIQFRQVEKEQPDGTLTKQPRVCSTARELFPVRHAHAHNQKATATI
- the LOC107893531 gene encoding FHA domain-containing protein DDL isoform X5, giving the protein MGRNSSNHSESPVRRRGSPLRRSPSNRERSPGRHKSSHRGSSPVREKSPSRHRRSHRDHSLEREKRSSHTKSPKHASSRSPSPRTKRLRRPEAEKEVEKVEREYERNHSRGSEKSTHKDRASGKERISEREMGGDRKDRRSGRDDIDSKSSRGRQERSVSPSDRHHRSRHRSRSPASNSRSRDEVNNSRGAEHSRDDEDDSVAKMKAAEEALEAKQKQQKPTFELSGKLAAETNRVRGVTLLFNEPPDARKPDIRWRLYVFKAGEVLNEPLYIHRQSCYLFGRERRVADVPTDHPSCSKQHAVIQFRQVEKEQPDGTLTKQPRVCSTARELFPVRHAHAHNQKATATI